A genome region from Methanococcoides burtonii DSM 6242 includes the following:
- a CDS encoding DUF5371 family protein, producing the protein MKIVHAQTVLAEEQLLALKDKCNNTSTKEALIIAVEHYIECEYTDMNEEMWTKKLEKIVQKKKEQKA; encoded by the coding sequence ATGAAGATAGTACATGCCCAAACCGTTCTTGCAGAAGAACAATTATTAGCATTAAAAGACAAATGCAACAACACATCAACAAAAGAGGCACTTATCATTGCAGTTGAGCACTATATTGAATGTGAATATACAGATATGAACGAAGAGATGTGGACGAAAAAACTTGAGAAGATTGTTCAGAAGAAAAAAGAACAGAAGGCCTGA
- a CDS encoding 4Fe-4S binding protein — protein MAIIGCNNCGKCALICSHDALEFHNDRVTIDHDRCVLCMDCAKVCFIKAIVYIE, from the coding sequence ATGGCCATCATAGGATGCAATAATTGTGGAAAATGTGCTCTAATATGTTCTCATGATGCTTTAGAGTTTCACAATGATAGAGTGACCATCGATCATGATCGTTGTGTTCTCTGTATGGATTGCGCAAAGGTATGCTTCATAAAGGCCATTGTCTATATCGAATGA
- a CDS encoding DNA-directed RNA polymerase subunit D: MEIDILELSDRSAKFILSNTTAAFANGVRRAMLADVPTLAIDDVNIYNNTSVLYDEQLALRLGLIPLTTSFDDFVPQDKCTCDGAGCPACTVSLTLSVETDESGQTIVHSGDIVSSDPNVQPADKNIPIIDLRVGQKVVLEAIAHMGYGNKHAKWQAGVACGYKIMPIVTFEGCDGCGICINSCPRNIIQLIDGSAMVADEDLLKCSLCRLCQDSCDINAITVSADEKSFIFTMESDGSYTAQQLILNAVNTIKGKASEMQNILSTL; encoded by the coding sequence ATGGAAATCGATATACTTGAGTTATCGGACAGATCAGCAAAGTTCATACTGTCAAATACAACTGCAGCTTTCGCAAATGGAGTTCGTCGCGCAATGCTTGCCGACGTACCTACGCTTGCGATCGATGACGTGAATATCTATAACAATACTTCTGTTCTGTATGACGAACAGTTGGCATTGAGATTGGGTTTGATCCCACTCACTACCAGCTTCGACGACTTCGTTCCTCAGGATAAATGTACATGCGATGGGGCAGGTTGCCCTGCATGTACTGTTTCATTGACACTCAGTGTAGAAACAGATGAGAGTGGTCAGACGATCGTTCACTCCGGTGATATTGTTTCATCTGATCCGAATGTTCAACCAGCAGACAAGAACATCCCTATAATTGATCTTAGGGTGGGGCAGAAGGTTGTACTTGAAGCAATTGCTCATATGGGCTACGGTAACAAGCATGCAAAGTGGCAGGCAGGCGTTGCCTGCGGCTACAAGATCATGCCTATTGTAACCTTTGAAGGCTGTGACGGGTGCGGCATCTGCATCAATTCTTGTCCTAGGAACATCATTCAACTCATTGATGGATCTGCAATGGTGGCCGATGAAGACCTTCTTAAGTGTTCACTTTGTAGGCTTTGTCAGGATTCCTGCGACATTAATGCAATTACTGTAAGTGCAGATGAAAAATCTTTCATTTTTACTATGGAATCTGATGGCTCATACACTGCTCAACAGTTAATCTTAAATGCAGTGAATACCATTAAGGGGAAAGCCTCTGAGATGCAAAACATCTTGAGTACATTGTAA
- a CDS encoding DUF2551 domain-containing protein, with the protein MFVLETIEDRVKARLIKYLGRDDTGIREVVLKMFLDGGTFTTSDVYKHLHEKEFDVSYRGVSAMVGLMNTRLGILSIDVTGDHNLYLLKEDYKPVVKSVLDNY; encoded by the coding sequence GTGTTTGTGCTGGAGACTATAGAAGACCGGGTTAAGGCGAGACTTATAAAATATTTGGGCCGAGACGATACCGGAATACGGGAAGTTGTTCTGAAAATGTTCCTAGACGGAGGCACTTTCACTACAAGTGATGTCTACAAACATCTCCATGAAAAGGAGTTCGATGTAAGCTACAGAGGAGTTTCAGCCATGGTAGGGCTTATGAACACAAGGCTTGGAATACTCAGTATCGATGTTACAGGCGACCATAATCTATACCTGTTGAAAGAGGACTACAAACCAGTAGTTAAGTCCGTACTTGATAACTACTGA
- the uppS gene encoding polyprenyl diphosphate synthase, translating into MTSPLNLFYNIYERSLLASMKGKAVPEHIAIIMDGNRRFAGKLGKRVDYGHSRGADITERVIEWSYEIGVKELTVYAFSTENFNRTDDETVRLFELIANKFDYMRKNERTHEREIRVRAVGDIGLLSKELQEATRRIEEATKDYRKFKLNVAIAYGGRQDIVQAVKKMADKVLINELMPEDISENTVAEHLYPIESPSVSNVDLIIRTGGNERISNFLPWQANGNECAAYFCAPFWPEFRKIDLLRSIRIYQTRLEEQKKYERHREELFLSKMQDRCKKEERI; encoded by the coding sequence ATGACATCACCATTAAATCTGTTCTATAATATATATGAAAGATCCCTTCTTGCAAGTATGAAAGGGAAAGCGGTTCCAGAGCATATTGCGATAATTATGGATGGGAACCGTAGGTTCGCTGGCAAATTAGGGAAAAGGGTGGATTATGGCCACTCTCGCGGTGCAGATATTACGGAGAGGGTTATCGAATGGTCTTATGAAATAGGAGTTAAAGAACTCACAGTATATGCTTTTTCTACAGAAAACTTTAACCGCACCGATGATGAGACTGTACGCCTTTTTGAACTTATTGCTAACAAATTTGACTATATGCGCAAGAACGAGCGTACCCATGAACGAGAGATAAGGGTGCGTGCTGTCGGAGATATTGGTCTTTTGTCCAAAGAACTTCAGGAAGCTACCCGAAGGATAGAGGAAGCTACAAAGGACTACAGAAAGTTCAAACTGAACGTTGCTATTGCTTATGGCGGCAGACAGGATATAGTACAAGCTGTAAAAAAGATGGCGGATAAAGTGCTGATCAATGAACTGATGCCTGAAGATATCAGTGAGAACACTGTTGCAGAGCATCTATACCCCATAGAAAGTCCCTCGGTCTCGAACGTAGACCTTATAATCCGCACAGGTGGAAATGAAAGGATCTCGAACTTCCTGCCATGGCAGGCCAATGGGAACGAATGTGCTGCCTATTTCTGCGCACCTTTCTGGCCAGAGTTTAGGAAGATCGATCTTTTGAGATCGATACGCATTTATCAGACACGTCTTGAAGAACAAAAAAAGTACGAAAGACACCGAGAAGAACTTTTCTTAAGCAAAATGCAAGATCGCTGTAAAAAAGAAGAACGTATTTGA
- a CDS encoding nucleotide sugar dehydrogenase, protein MTNKLSSILEKRGPIKKIGVLGMGYVGIPAAALFADSEKFDLVLGFQRDSPSSGYKIEMLNKGDSPLKGEEPGLEDLLRKVVDANKFECTPDFSRISEVDAVALAIQTPFLDPASLQPDFSALIEGIRNVGKYLKEGMLVVLESTITPGTTDTLARQILEEESGLKAGEDFALAHAPERVMVGRLLKNIQEHDRIVGGIDDNSTKRAVELYSPVLTKGQIIPMTATAAEVTKTAENTFRDLQIAAINQLALYCEAMGINVYDVRAGIDSLKGEGITRAVLYPGAGVGGHCLTKDTYHLERGVTTSNGDLDYPENTDSLFVLARKVNDFMPDHMYYLTREALKRIGKDVRGSKVAILGWAFINDSDDARNPPSEPYRNLLIENGAEVMVHDPHVLNYPEVEIMKNIDEVIENADVVAVLTGHSDYFKLDPAYLRSLTEKKNTVIVDGRNVLDPDAFIGNGFVYKGIGRGDKNKHPII, encoded by the coding sequence ATGACAAATAAACTAAGTTCAATTCTTGAAAAGAGAGGTCCGATAAAAAAGATAGGGGTTCTTGGAATGGGATACGTAGGTATTCCTGCAGCTGCTTTATTTGCAGATTCTGAGAAGTTCGATCTTGTCCTGGGATTCCAGAGAGATTCGCCCAGCTCCGGCTACAAGATAGAGATGCTGAACAAAGGGGACAGTCCATTAAAAGGAGAAGAACCTGGCCTTGAAGACCTACTTCGAAAAGTCGTAGATGCAAATAAATTTGAATGTACCCCAGATTTTTCAAGAATATCTGAGGTTGATGCTGTGGCACTTGCCATACAGACACCATTCTTAGACCCGGCAAGTCTCCAGCCTGATTTTAGTGCCCTTATCGAAGGTATTCGTAATGTTGGCAAATACCTAAAGGAAGGAATGCTAGTAGTCCTGGAATCTACAATAACACCCGGAACAACGGATACCCTTGCAAGGCAGATACTTGAAGAAGAATCAGGGCTTAAAGCAGGAGAGGATTTTGCACTTGCACACGCTCCAGAGAGAGTGATGGTCGGACGCCTGTTAAAGAACATACAGGAACACGATCGTATCGTAGGTGGGATCGATGACAACAGCACGAAAAGGGCAGTAGAACTATACAGTCCTGTTTTGACAAAAGGTCAGATCATACCCATGACAGCAACCGCTGCCGAAGTTACAAAGACCGCTGAAAATACGTTCCGTGACCTTCAAATAGCAGCTATCAACCAGCTTGCATTGTATTGTGAAGCAATGGGAATTAATGTATATGATGTTCGAGCAGGAATAGATAGCCTCAAAGGAGAAGGAATCACACGAGCTGTGCTTTACCCGGGTGCCGGAGTAGGTGGGCATTGCCTCACCAAAGATACATACCATCTTGAAAGAGGAGTCACAACAAGCAATGGAGATCTTGACTATCCTGAAAATACAGATTCTTTATTTGTACTTGCAAGGAAGGTAAACGACTTTATGCCAGATCACATGTACTACCTGACACGAGAAGCCCTGAAGCGCATTGGTAAAGACGTGAGGGGATCAAAAGTAGCAATATTGGGTTGGGCTTTTATCAATGATTCTGATGACGCAAGAAATCCACCATCTGAGCCATATAGAAACCTTCTGATAGAGAACGGTGCTGAAGTGATGGTACATGACCCCCATGTACTGAACTACCCTGAAGTAGAGATAATGAAAAACATTGATGAAGTAATAGAGAATGCCGATGTCGTTGCAGTTCTGACAGGACATTCAGATTACTTTAAACTCGACCCAGCCTATCTTAGATCACTTACAGAAAAGAAGAACACCGTGATCGTAGATGGAAGGAATGTCCTCGACCCAGATGCCTTTATTGGCAATGGATTCGTTTACAAAGGTATTGGCAGGGGCGACAAGAACAAACATCCCATAATTTGA
- a CDS encoding radical SAM protein: protein MKEMIQTDKGSFYNFLTEGCRLCQQGAKMVLFITGICDRGCFYCPLSEDRKRDTVYANEKAVETDEDVLCEAHTMDALGTGITGGEPLLKKEKVIHYIELLKAEFGKAHHIHLYTSIAPSKETLEALASAGLDEIRFHPPQNMWHVLKGSAYEKAVKDAKYLGIEVGFELPSIKGVLELKDIINEMGCFLNLNELEFSDNNAMELTGRGFMLKNDISNAVEGSETFAREIAQYLPKMHFCSSRYKDAGQLRERLIRTSKQTARPFDEITEDGTLLYGSIEASDIEELVSFLNEIGVPEKMFAIKERAIELPGWFAEENAQELKEFGFVPSIIERYPFKDGLVVEVIPL, encoded by the coding sequence ATGAAAGAAATGATCCAGACGGATAAAGGGTCTTTCTACAATTTTCTAACTGAAGGTTGCAGACTCTGTCAACAAGGTGCCAAAATGGTACTATTCATCACAGGTATATGTGATAGAGGATGTTTCTACTGCCCCCTTTCCGAAGACAGGAAAAGAGATACAGTTTATGCGAACGAAAAGGCAGTTGAAACTGATGAGGATGTTTTGTGCGAAGCACATACGATGGATGCGCTAGGCACAGGCATCACCGGAGGTGAACCTTTACTGAAAAAAGAGAAGGTTATCCATTATATAGAACTTCTCAAAGCAGAGTTTGGGAAGGCACATCATATTCACCTCTACACATCCATAGCACCTTCAAAAGAAACACTTGAAGCTCTTGCTTCTGCCGGTCTGGATGAGATACGATTCCACCCACCGCAAAATATGTGGCACGTTCTGAAAGGATCCGCTTATGAGAAAGCGGTGAAGGATGCAAAATATCTGGGCATTGAAGTAGGGTTCGAACTGCCTTCGATAAAGGGAGTTCTCGAGTTGAAGGACATTATTAACGAGATGGGATGCTTCCTGAACCTTAACGAACTGGAATTTTCAGATAACAATGCCATGGAACTCACAGGAAGAGGATTCATGCTTAAGAACGATATAAGCAACGCAGTTGAGGGTTCTGAAACATTTGCCCGGGAAATTGCGCAGTATCTCCCAAAGATGCATTTCTGTTCATCAAGATATAAAGATGCAGGGCAACTTAGGGAACGACTCATTAGAACTTCTAAGCAGACCGCCCGCCCATTTGATGAGATCACAGAGGATGGGACACTGCTATACGGATCCATAGAAGCAAGCGATATAGAGGAACTTGTGAGCTTCTTAAATGAAATAGGAGTCCCTGAAAAGATGTTCGCAATAAAGGAAAGGGCAATAGAATTGCCGGGGTGGTTTGCCGAAGAAAATGCCCAGGAACTTAAAGAGTTTGGATTCGTGCCATCAATTATCGAAAGATATCCTTTCAAAGATGGTCTGGTAGTCGAAGTTATACCGCTTTGA
- a CDS encoding type II/IV secretion system ATPase subunit produces MIRFRPDDMNFANPANSSEYFRRIGKKMIEEDARSHNIALAPADVNSYSELLAKYTTGLGILEDILSDTRVTDVYINAPADKNPVHVLIDGDECITNIFLSQDDLDSMVSRFRAISGRPFGEATPILEMELKEFGVRVSVIGDPLSANGLAYAFRKHSRRPWTLPKLIATGSISPLTAGLLSFLMDGETSILVAGEVRAGKTSLLSAMIMEIPQKYRILTIEDTREIPIEDLQELGWKMQGMSSRSSILNTNLEIRPEVALRATLRLGNSSLVIGEVRGEEVKVLYEAMQVGAAGNSELGTIHGASASAVYERIVHTLGVPPASFKATDAVVVCTNTRVGGSMSKKRRVTQICEVVSGWDETADANDIFADIMEYNAATDSLVPTDILDRGQSELVGKIAHKWGISIDTASLNIRIRGKIKEKMAIAGQTNPDLIEAEAVSKANNMFWLYMDREKNGSEGPDYENVYQKWSDWFDKFSSTYI; encoded by the coding sequence TTGATACGATTCAGACCGGATGATATGAATTTTGCAAACCCTGCCAACTCCAGTGAGTATTTCCGAAGGATCGGAAAGAAGATGATCGAGGAAGATGCAAGGTCACATAATATCGCACTTGCCCCTGCAGATGTGAACAGTTATTCTGAACTTCTGGCAAAATACACCACCGGACTTGGAATACTTGAAGATATATTGTCCGATACAAGGGTCACAGATGTTTACATCAATGCCCCGGCAGACAAAAATCCAGTGCATGTGCTCATCGATGGAGATGAATGCATCACTAACATATTTCTATCACAGGATGACCTGGATTCGATGGTATCAAGATTTCGTGCCATAAGCGGAAGACCTTTTGGAGAAGCTACCCCGATACTCGAGATGGAACTTAAGGAATTCGGCGTCCGAGTTTCTGTCATAGGGGACCCATTGAGTGCGAACGGGCTTGCATATGCATTTAGGAAACATTCCAGAAGACCGTGGACACTACCAAAACTCATTGCCACAGGGTCTATCTCCCCACTCACAGCCGGTTTATTAAGCTTTCTAATGGATGGTGAGACATCCATCCTCGTTGCCGGAGAAGTAAGAGCAGGCAAGACATCGCTATTGTCTGCAATGATAATGGAAATACCACAGAAATACAGGATACTTACCATTGAAGACACCAGAGAAATACCTATCGAGGATCTTCAGGAACTGGGTTGGAAGATGCAGGGAATGAGCTCTCGGTCATCCATACTTAACACGAATCTTGAAATTCGACCGGAAGTTGCACTAAGGGCAACATTACGACTTGGAAATTCATCGCTCGTTATAGGAGAGGTAAGAGGAGAAGAAGTAAAAGTTCTCTATGAAGCAATGCAGGTCGGAGCTGCAGGCAATTCTGAACTTGGTACGATCCATGGGGCATCTGCAAGTGCAGTTTACGAAAGGATAGTACATACGCTTGGAGTACCTCCAGCCTCATTTAAAGCAACAGATGCCGTTGTAGTCTGCACAAACACAAGGGTAGGCGGAAGTATGAGCAAGAAGAGGCGTGTTACCCAGATATGCGAAGTGGTCAGTGGCTGGGATGAAACTGCAGATGCAAATGATATTTTTGCAGACATCATGGAATATAATGCTGCAACAGATTCGCTTGTACCCACCGATATTCTTGACAGGGGTCAGTCTGAACTTGTTGGGAAAATAGCTCACAAGTGGGGAATCTCGATAGATACCGCGTCCCTTAACATCCGCATAAGGGGAAAGATAAAAGAAAAGATGGCAATTGCAGGACAGACCAATCCGGACCTTATAGAAGCAGAAGCAGTCAGCAAAGCCAACAATATGTTCTGGCTCTACATGGACAGGGAAAAGAATGGTTCCGAGGGACCTGATTATGAAAATGTCTATCAAAAATGGTCAGATTGGTTTGACAAATTCTCTTCAACTTATATCTGA